tcatttatttataatccAAAATGTTCCCTGATGAAAAACTGCGTCGAATATTGAAGACAAAATCGAATCGCATTACTCAGCCTAACCAGAAACAAATTGGTTAACGACttaattcaattcaattttgttgggcgaaaaagttttcaaatccaAGTCCAGAGACAATTCCATGGTTCGAAAAAAGTGAATATTCTATTTTGTACTTTGGaaaccaaaaaatagaaagaaaaattcgAAAATCGGAATCGAAAAAATGCATAAGGAAATGGATAACAACAGTAGTAGTACCCGACGAGAAACGGATCGGAGGCTCCATCAACCGGGAAATTAACAACACCGCCGACAGGAGACTGCAATAACCTTCCATGGCGAGCTGAATCAAAAGCCCTGAGCTCAGTCAGACCAAGTTCATGGTTCGGCGGAATCAATCTCTCCAGCTTGAGAACCGCGTCGGAGCCGCAGGCCAAGGTTGTCGCAGCAAGTAAAAGCACGGCGGCGATGATAATAACTCCAGCGGGAGAATCCACCGCCATTTCTGGAGTTCGAACTTTCTCTTCCtggggaaagagagagaaagccGCCAATTGAAACGTTCTGATAATATATTCTGATGACAGTACTAAAGTTTTGCACATTTTCGTGATTAGTTTAATTAAATGTGGAATTAAGATTTGCATAAACTATCCTTTTTTGTGTTAGTCATTATGGCGTGTTTAAATTTGGCATTTTGGTAATTATGATTTTCACAagttcatttttatttatttaaatgttcGGTGTTGAGTACTAGATAGACTGATGTAATGTGTCTGAAAGTACTGATGTAATTCATATGACGTGTCCGAAAGTACTGATGTGATTCATTGATTTCCGTTGACCAATTTACCCAAAATTCACCAGAACTCAGAAGTCTACGACACCAACGGCTTTATTTGGAACCTAAACTAAACGGACATCCACGAGGTAGATATTTGgccttgttttgtttccactTTTAACTCAAATTGTATCAGAAAAAGATTTAGGTCATATCATTCTCGGATGAGTACAACTACACCTATCCAAACAAGTGAAGAGTGAGTATGACCCCTTTCCGTTGAACACCAAATACAAAATTGGACGAAAAGGATTCTCTATCGCTTAAGTGCAGATAATCCAATCAAACTGCAAAACGGAAAGATAAGAGATACTTTATTATTGTCTTCGACAACATCCTCCGTAAGAGCCAAGGAGGAGCACTTGTGTTTTGAGACGGTCTCCAGTTCAGGGAGCGATCTGGATATGTAATGGAACCAAAAAGACACTCAGATGTTATATTTTCATACGCTAAACTATATCAAGAAGGTGCTTCAAAGAAACTTTTGTAACTCTTAGCTATGAAACATTCAAGGCAAAGTTGAAATATTTTCTACACAGAACGTTTTTCTGGCCATGCTGTAGAATTTTTCTGATAATTGCAGGCCTAAGAAGAATTGGGAGTCTTGTGATTTAAATGgtttaagagagagagaagtttGGTTACCTCTCATTGATCTTCCAAGAGAAGTGAGGTGCAAGAGAGAAGTTGAGATACTTCCTCTGGAGTTGCTGTTCCAAAACCTTGCCATCTTATTCTCCCGGATTTGTCAAGTAAGAGAATATACCTGAAACGTGAACACGTATGTGCAATAGAGAGATCAGAAAGGTTAAGGGAATCTCTTATGCTCTCTTAACCTGATGAAGAGTAGACTTTTCTGTACCCGGTGAGAAGGTTCAgaactttaatttctttacGGAAGTAGTAATGGTCTCCAAATGCGTAACCCACCTGCCTCTGGAGGACACTATTCTCGttattgtttggtttttgcaaGACCCGGAGAAGTAGTTTTCTTATGGGGGCCAAGCCCAGCAGCCATTTGTCTATAAATGAAACCTataattacaagaaaataagtttttgaataaaatgggAGAAAAACAGCTGCTAAAAAAGCACTCGTGCAGGTTCTAAAATCTGATATAAGTGCGAATAGCACAAACGATTCAGAATCAGTACCTCAAACAACTGAAGATCTTTCCTGTTGCCAAATGATTCAAGAAATGGTTTGCTCCACGAGCTGATCATTTCCTGTCAGATAAAG
This sequence is a window from Arabidopsis thaliana chromosome 1 sequence. Protein-coding genes within it:
- a CDS encoding ATPase complex subunit (FUNCTIONS IN: molecular_function unknown; INVOLVED IN: mitochondrial proton-transporting ATP synthase complex assembly; LOCATED IN: mitochondrial inner membrane; EXPRESSED IN: 18 plant structures; EXPRESSED DURING: 7 growth stages; CONTAINS InterPro DOMAIN/s: ATPase assembly factor ATP10, mitochondria (InterPro:IPR007849); Has 152 Blast hits to 152 proteins in 76 species: Archae - 6; Bacteria - 0; Metazoa - 2; Fungi - 92; Plants - 30; Viruses - 0; Other Eukaryotes - 22 (source: NCBI BLink).) gives rise to the protein MNRGYFADMKEFKEHGGKIAAANKTIIPAASAIKFPVLAVTFSNGKSLKLPIAPNSNEVDTESLVVPKVSLVCLSFRASSQEMISSWSKPFLESFGNRKDLQLFEVSFIDKWLLGLAPIRKLLLRVLQKPNNNENSVLQRQVGYAFGDHYYFRKEIKVLNLLTGYILLLDKSGRIRWQGFGTATPEEVSQLLSCTSLLLEDQ